From the Marinomonas sp. THO17 genome, one window contains:
- the uvrA gene encoding excinuclease ABC subunit UvrA, whose translation MDTITIRGARTHNLKNVDLDIPRDKLVVITGLSGSGKSSLAFDTLYAEGQRRYVESLSTYARQFLSMMEKPDIDHIEGLSPAISIEQKSTSHNPRSTVGTITEIYDYLRLLFARAGQPRCPDHGEPLEAQTISQMVDKVISLPEDTKMMLLAPIVKDRKGEHLHTINDLLSKGFIRARIDGIVVDLDDAPALEKNKKHTIEVVIDRFKVRSDLQLRLAESFETCLELSDGIAKAINMDVPEEEYIFSSKFACPVCGYSLTELEPRLFSFNNPNGACQTCDGLGTHQMFDPERIIQDDTLTLAEGAIRGWGRRSIFYYQQLTALANHYGFNIDAPYKDIPDNFKKRILHGSGSDKISFVYINERGDKMTRSHAFEGVIPNLQRRYHETESDSVRDDLAQYISVQPCPDCHGSRLNRSARNVFIQEQTLPEIVTYSIADCLNYFENLQLTGAKGEIAAKILKEIRDRLTFLVNVGLEYLTLDRKADSLSGGEAQRIRLASQIGAGLVGVMYILDEPSIGLHQRDNERLIATLTRLRDLGNTVIVVEHDEDAIRIADHVVDIGPGAGVHGGEVIASGTPQDIMNCESSITGKFLTGERKIDIPAVRHPAKEGKHLKLLGATGNNLNNVDLSIPLGVMTCVTGVSGSGKSTLINGTLYPLAATALNGATTLKPAPHSKVEGMDEFDKCVDIDQSPIGRTPRSNPATYTGIFTPMRELFSATQEARSRGYKPGRFSFNVKGGRCEACQGDGVIKVEMHFLPDVYVPCDVCKGKRYNRETLEIHYKGKNIHECLEMTIEDAREFFDPVPAIARKLQTLIDVGLGYIRLGQAATTLSGGEAQRVKLAKELSKRDTGKTLYILDEPTTGLHFADIEQLLKVLHRLRDHGNTIVVIEHNLDVIKTADWIVDLGPEGGSGGGYIIAEGTPETVAEAENSHTGRFLKTMLP comes from the coding sequence ATGGACACCATTACCATACGCGGGGCCCGCACCCACAATCTGAAAAATGTGGATTTAGACATTCCAAGAGACAAGCTTGTGGTCATTACGGGCTTATCAGGCTCAGGTAAATCTTCTCTTGCTTTTGACACTTTATACGCAGAAGGTCAGCGTCGTTATGTAGAGTCTTTGTCGACCTACGCGAGACAGTTTTTATCTATGATGGAAAAGCCCGACATTGACCACATTGAAGGTTTGTCTCCGGCTATTTCCATTGAGCAAAAGTCCACCTCTCACAACCCGAGATCGACGGTTGGTACTATTACCGAAATCTACGATTACTTGCGTTTGCTGTTTGCTCGTGCTGGTCAGCCGCGCTGCCCTGATCATGGCGAACCACTGGAAGCACAAACCATTTCACAAATGGTCGATAAGGTGATCTCTCTGCCCGAAGATACCAAGATGATGTTGTTAGCGCCTATTGTGAAAGATCGCAAAGGTGAGCACTTACACACTATCAACGATCTATTATCCAAAGGCTTTATTCGCGCTCGTATTGACGGCATTGTGGTGGATTTAGACGATGCTCCAGCCTTAGAAAAGAACAAGAAACACACCATTGAAGTGGTCATTGATCGTTTTAAAGTACGTTCAGATCTTCAATTACGTTTGGCTGAATCCTTCGAGACCTGTTTGGAATTGTCCGATGGTATTGCCAAAGCCATTAATATGGACGTACCGGAAGAAGAGTATATTTTCTCCAGTAAATTCGCTTGTCCTGTATGTGGCTACAGCCTGACGGAACTAGAACCGCGTTTGTTCTCGTTCAATAACCCCAATGGCGCTTGTCAGACCTGTGACGGTTTGGGCACACATCAGATGTTTGATCCTGAGCGTATCATTCAGGACGACACACTGACTTTAGCGGAAGGCGCGATTCGCGGCTGGGGTCGACGTAGTATTTTCTATTATCAGCAGCTTACCGCCCTTGCCAATCATTATGGCTTTAATATTGATGCGCCATACAAGGACATCCCCGACAATTTTAAAAAACGCATTTTGCACGGTTCCGGCAGCGATAAGATCAGTTTTGTCTACATTAACGAGCGTGGCGATAAGATGACTCGCTCTCATGCCTTTGAAGGTGTTATTCCGAATCTACAACGCCGTTATCATGAAACGGAATCGGATAGCGTACGTGATGACTTGGCTCAGTACATCAGTGTACAACCTTGTCCAGATTGTCATGGTTCACGTTTGAACCGATCCGCCCGCAATGTCTTCATTCAGGAACAAACCCTACCTGAGATAGTCACCTACTCCATTGCAGACTGTTTAAACTACTTTGAAAATTTACAGCTAACCGGCGCAAAAGGTGAAATTGCCGCCAAGATTCTAAAAGAAATACGTGATCGTCTGACCTTCTTGGTCAACGTGGGTCTGGAATATTTAACACTCGACCGTAAAGCTGACTCTCTGTCTGGTGGTGAAGCGCAACGTATTCGATTGGCGAGCCAAATTGGCGCTGGCTTGGTTGGCGTAATGTACATCTTGGATGAACCTTCCATTGGCCTTCACCAACGAGACAATGAACGCCTTATTGCCACGCTCACCCGTTTAAGAGATTTAGGTAATACCGTCATTGTGGTAGAACACGATGAAGATGCGATACGCATTGCCGACCACGTTGTGGACATTGGCCCGGGGGCCGGTGTTCATGGTGGCGAAGTCATTGCCAGCGGCACACCGCAAGACATTATGAATTGCGAGTCGTCTATTACAGGCAAGTTTTTAACAGGCGAACGTAAAATAGATATACCGGCAGTGCGTCACCCAGCGAAAGAGGGCAAACATCTGAAATTATTGGGGGCCACGGGCAATAATCTAAACAATGTGGATTTAAGTATCCCTCTTGGCGTGATGACTTGTGTTACTGGCGTTTCCGGCTCAGGAAAGTCCACTTTGATTAATGGCACCCTGTATCCATTGGCGGCAACCGCTCTCAACGGAGCGACTACCTTAAAACCTGCGCCGCACAGTAAAGTAGAAGGCATGGACGAATTCGACAAGTGTGTTGATATTGACCAAAGCCCTATTGGACGCACACCACGCTCGAATCCAGCGACTTACACAGGTATTTTCACGCCAATGCGTGAGCTCTTCTCAGCAACACAAGAAGCACGCTCTCGTGGCTACAAACCAGGTCGCTTTAGTTTTAACGTCAAAGGCGGACGCTGTGAAGCCTGTCAGGGCGATGGCGTGATCAAGGTGGAAATGCACTTCTTACCCGATGTGTATGTGCCTTGTGATGTGTGTAAAGGTAAACGCTATAACCGTGAAACCCTTGAGATACATTACAAAGGCAAGAATATTCACGAATGTTTGGAAATGACCATTGAAGACGCTCGCGAATTCTTTGATCCTGTGCCAGCCATTGCTCGTAAACTGCAAACCTTAATTGATGTGGGCTTAGGCTATATTCGCTTGGGTCAAGCCGCCACGACCTTGTCTGGCGGTGAAGCACAGCGAGTTAAGCTGGCCAAAGAGCTATCTAAGCGTGATACTGGTAAAACCTTGTATATTCTCGATGAACCAACAACCGGATTGCACTTTGCAGACATTGAACAACTGTTAAAAGTACTGCATCGCTTACGCGATCACGGTAATACCATAGTGGTCATAGAGCATAATCTGGACGTAATCAAAACGGCTGATTGGATAGTTGACCTAGGACCTGAAGGCGGTAGCGGCGGTGGTTACATCATTGCAGAAGGCACACCTGAAACGGTAGCAGAAGCAGAAAATTCTCACACAGGTCGTTTCTTAAAGACTATGTTGCCCTAG
- a CDS encoding MFS transporter — MDLLERRSVLALALIYLFRMLGLFLIMPVISLAADGLSGADAALIGTAIGIYGLTQACLQIPMGMWSDKIGRKRVIVIGLLLFALGSLICANADDINTLIIGRAVQGAGAIASTLMALLSDVTREQNRTKAMASVGVSIGASFMLSLVFGPWLFALIGLSGLFYLSFALSFVGILLIVFAVPNSVQHTFRRDTTPSLVALGAVMKNARLRYLNVSVLFVHASLTAIFVVVPGRLINEFALPLSQHSWLYLAIMGFAFVGMLPLVIIAEAKGKMKQVLISVFILLGISSIGLQYASLFWLFAVLLWGYFIGFNAMEAVLPSMVSKLAPVGYRGTAMGVFSTHQFIGSFVGGAGGGWLLQHHANEGVFFVVGAVFIAWSLVSMVQPAPRQLTSLAFSLPKMTNAEISALAEQLAKVQGVEGMQLFEDEQTAYLKVDKKQLDKAALVQLAPQANV, encoded by the coding sequence ATGGATCTACTCGAACGTCGTTCAGTTCTTGCTCTAGCGCTAATTTATTTGTTCCGCATGCTGGGCTTGTTTCTCATCATGCCGGTGATTAGCCTAGCAGCCGATGGCCTGAGCGGAGCAGATGCCGCACTCATTGGAACGGCGATTGGCATTTATGGTTTGACTCAAGCTTGCCTACAAATTCCCATGGGCATGTGGTCGGATAAGATTGGCCGCAAGCGCGTTATCGTTATCGGCTTATTGCTATTTGCCTTAGGCAGTTTGATTTGTGCCAACGCCGACGACATAAATACGCTGATCATTGGTCGTGCGGTTCAGGGTGCTGGTGCCATCGCCAGTACCTTAATGGCGTTACTGAGTGATGTGACCCGTGAACAGAATCGAACCAAAGCCATGGCCAGTGTTGGGGTGAGCATTGGGGCTTCTTTCATGTTGTCGCTGGTGTTCGGCCCTTGGTTGTTTGCCTTAATTGGCTTATCAGGTTTGTTCTACTTGTCGTTTGCCTTGTCTTTTGTTGGCATTTTGTTGATTGTTTTTGCCGTGCCAAACAGTGTGCAACACACCTTTCGTCGCGATACCACACCGAGCTTGGTGGCCTTAGGGGCGGTGATGAAGAACGCTCGTTTGCGTTACCTAAACGTCAGTGTCTTATTTGTCCACGCCAGTTTAACGGCCATTTTTGTTGTCGTACCCGGACGTTTGATTAATGAGTTTGCTTTGCCTCTTTCTCAGCACAGTTGGCTTTACTTGGCGATCATGGGGTTTGCATTTGTTGGCATGTTACCCTTGGTCATTATTGCTGAAGCCAAAGGTAAGATGAAACAAGTCCTAATTAGCGTTTTTATCCTATTGGGCATCAGCTCGATTGGTTTACAATATGCTTCCTTGTTTTGGTTGTTTGCTGTGTTATTGTGGGGTTACTTTATTGGCTTCAACGCCATGGAAGCGGTACTGCCTTCAATGGTCAGCAAATTAGCACCTGTAGGGTATCGTGGTACTGCAATGGGGGTCTTTTCAACCCATCAATTTATTGGTTCCTTCGTTGGCGGCGCAGGCGGTGGCTGGCTGCTGCAACATCATGCTAATGAAGGCGTCTTTTTCGTGGTAGGCGCGGTCTTTATCGCTTGGTCTTTGGTCAGCATGGTGCAACCAGCACCGCGCCAATTAACTAGCTTGGCCTTTAGTCTACCTAAGATGACCAATGCAGAAATCTCTGCGCTGGCTGAACAACTTGCCAAGGTCCAAGGAGTGGAAGGTATGCAATTATTTGAAGATGAACAAACCGCTTATCTCAAAGTGGATAAAAAACAGCTAGACAAAGCAGCCTTGGTGCAACTTGCGCCACAAGCTAATGTATAA
- the ssb gene encoding single-stranded DNA-binding protein, which translates to MARGINKVIIVGNAGNDAEVRFMPSGGAVANVSLATTESWRDKQTGQMQERTEWHRVSFMDRGNYRLGQIAGDFIKKGSKVYVEGSLRTREWEKDGIKRYTTEIIASEMQLLDGRNDGAMPSAGGYDNMQGQAGGYGQAPQQQAPQGGFNQSPQQPQQAPQQRAPQGGFNQQPAQGGYGQQAPQHQQAPQQQAQPQSFGSWGNQPQQAPQQAPQQKAPQQQKPQQAPNFDDFDDDIPF; encoded by the coding sequence ATGGCACGTGGAATAAACAAAGTAATTATCGTAGGTAACGCAGGCAACGATGCCGAAGTGCGTTTCATGCCATCTGGTGGCGCCGTGGCAAACGTCAGCCTAGCGACAACCGAAAGCTGGCGCGACAAGCAAACAGGCCAGATGCAAGAGCGTACCGAATGGCACCGAGTGTCATTCATGGATCGTGGTAACTACCGACTAGGTCAAATCGCCGGTGACTTCATCAAAAAAGGCTCAAAAGTCTATGTTGAAGGCTCATTGCGTACCCGTGAATGGGAAAAAGACGGCATCAAGCGTTACACCACCGAAATTATCGCCAGCGAAATGCAACTTCTAGACGGCCGTAACGATGGTGCCATGCCTTCGGCTGGTGGTTACGACAACATGCAAGGTCAGGCTGGTGGCTACGGTCAAGCGCCACAACAGCAAGCGCCACAAGGTGGTTTTAACCAATCGCCTCAGCAGCCACAACAAGCACCTCAACAGCGTGCGCCACAAGGCGGCTTTAACCAGCAGCCAGCGCAGGGTGGTTATGGTCAACAAGCTCCGCAACACCAACAAGCTCCGCAACAACAAGCGCAGCCACAATCTTTTGGTAGCTGGGGCAACCAACCTCAACAGGCTCCGCAGCAAGCGCCACAACAAAAAGCGCCGCAGCAGCAAAAGCCACAACAAGCGCCAAACTTTGATGACTTTGACGACGATATTCCGTTCTAG
- a CDS encoding ATP-binding protein, whose product MSILVGEVIAVRGVKVSIKVFEESNKDTLFYDGVKYKGISIREYVQIERGFKKIICVVEGEYLDEKNTDDEDQHIRTVDLKPIGYFDSGRFFEGIKHLPLIKDPVFLLEENKLSDIFGNDAEGFVIGRLLKEEFPVSLPWKKLFNTHIGIFGNTGSGKSNTLTNLYTTLFDKKIESINGKSQFVVIDFNGEYTSGQLVAAQHKNVYNLNTRQAEDKFPLAKEEFWDADTLSILFQATPNTQKPFINRVVKGKLRFDTKANFLRYIKTAYEKVFSAASPNPELLDLIRDITDVLDNRPLEDTLKNITYISSANTKAFKLNGGRFFNSDGEGYRSQLQQDVDGITIPDDFSDLDQFRIRCQIQLIRDLILGYVQFDFIQPLLKRIESSLSNLTKVIRVVSEPVDSKTVTIISLRKCKQDIKKVLPLLIAKHYYNPHKTTVANPPDSTIHLIIDEAHNVLSQQSTRESESWKDYRLETFEEIIKEGRKFGMFLTLSSQRPADISPTIVSQIHNFFIHRLVNERDLFLIDNTISTLDGMSRSMIPNLSKGSCVITGTAFDLPMVLQVNELQKEKQPDSEDVDLQALWSEQLNVS is encoded by the coding sequence ATGTCTATTCTAGTTGGGGAAGTGATTGCTGTCCGAGGCGTTAAAGTTTCAATAAAAGTCTTTGAAGAGTCGAACAAAGATACCCTGTTTTATGATGGTGTGAAGTACAAGGGGATATCAATTCGTGAGTATGTACAAATTGAACGTGGTTTCAAAAAAATAATATGTGTAGTCGAAGGTGAATATCTTGATGAAAAGAATACAGATGATGAAGATCAGCATATACGAACTGTAGATTTAAAACCGATTGGATACTTTGATTCTGGGAGGTTTTTTGAAGGTATTAAGCATCTGCCTTTGATTAAGGATCCGGTATTCCTGCTTGAGGAGAACAAGCTCTCTGATATCTTTGGAAATGACGCCGAAGGCTTTGTTATCGGTAGGCTCTTGAAGGAAGAGTTCCCAGTATCGTTACCATGGAAAAAGTTGTTTAACACCCATATTGGTATATTTGGCAATACAGGCAGTGGTAAATCTAATACATTAACCAATCTTTACACTACACTGTTTGATAAGAAAATCGAATCCATTAATGGAAAAAGCCAATTTGTAGTAATTGATTTCAATGGTGAGTATACCAGTGGCCAGTTAGTTGCAGCGCAGCATAAAAATGTTTACAACCTGAACACTAGGCAGGCAGAAGATAAATTTCCATTGGCTAAAGAGGAGTTTTGGGATGCGGATACTTTAAGCATTCTCTTTCAGGCGACACCGAATACTCAAAAGCCCTTTATTAACCGAGTAGTAAAAGGGAAACTGAGGTTTGATACTAAAGCTAACTTCCTTCGCTATATCAAGACAGCCTATGAAAAGGTATTTTCCGCTGCATCTCCTAATCCTGAGCTACTTGACCTTATCCGAGACATTACAGATGTTCTTGATAATAGGCCCCTAGAGGATACATTAAAGAATATCACCTATATTAGTTCTGCTAACACCAAAGCATTTAAGCTCAATGGAGGACGTTTTTTCAACTCAGATGGCGAGGGCTATCGAAGTCAATTACAGCAAGATGTCGATGGTATAACTATTCCAGATGACTTTAGTGATCTTGACCAATTCAGAATTCGATGCCAGATTCAACTCATACGTGACCTCATCCTTGGCTATGTGCAGTTTGACTTTATCCAACCACTACTGAAGCGCATCGAGTCATCATTATCTAATTTGACAAAAGTAATTCGAGTTGTAAGTGAGCCCGTTGATAGTAAAACTGTAACGATAATTTCTTTACGAAAGTGTAAACAAGATATCAAAAAGGTGCTTCCTCTCCTGATTGCCAAGCATTATTACAATCCACACAAGACAACTGTAGCAAACCCACCTGATAGCACTATTCACCTGATAATTGATGAGGCTCATAACGTGTTATCACAGCAATCAACGCGTGAAAGTGAGAGTTGGAAAGATTATAGGCTTGAGACATTTGAAGAGATAATTAAAGAAGGTAGAAAGTTTGGAATGTTCTTAACCCTATCTAGTCAAAGGCCTGCTGACATATCACCAACTATTGTTTCTCAAATTCATAATTTCTTTATTCATAGGCTTGTAAACGAGAGAGACTTGTTTTTGATCGATAACACAATCAGCACTCTTGATGGGATGTCTAGAAGTATGATCCCTAACCTTTCTAAGGGGAGCTGCGTAATCACAGGTACTGCTTTTGATTTACCAATGGTATTGCAGGTTAATGAGTTGCAGAAAGAGAAGCAGCCTGACAGTGAGGACGTTGATCTACAAGCATTATGGTCTGAGCAGTTGAATGTTTCTTAA
- the atzF gene encoding allophanate hydrolase, translating to MSIIAPLKNVTDMGFDALRTAYQTGQFTPEQVMQDIRRRATEFDTYNIWIHLLSEEEQATYLKGLQYKDMDSHPLWGIPFAIKDNIDLAGIPTTAACPEFAYTPAETAQVVQQLIDAGAIPVGKTNLDQFATGINGTRSPYGAGHNAFDFDYVSGGSSAGSSTAVALGLASFSLGTDTAGSGRIPAGFNNLIGVKPSIGLLSAKGMLPACRSLDCMTIFAYNTDDANTALAVAEGYDIRDGYSRPNPFDNQARHYGLRQGKLTVGVIPSSQLKFYGDKGYQKAYSDTLAKLSEAGFHFKEIDFSPFDEVAKLLYEGPWVAERYLATQPLIDDNPEAVFPAVREIIAPGGKPPATALFKAQYRINDLKQICLAQLAGVDCILTPTAGTHFTIEEMLAEPIKRNSELGYYTNFMNLLDFAAIAVPGVMTEAGMPFGITLFGPTFSDRRLLSIANRVQRAIPLNKGALDMTAVPTNDTPVGQTDTIDVMVCGAHLSGQPLNWQLSEHGAQLKVQTTTATSYRMYALAGGPPYRPGLILDAEQGQAIEVEVWSVPSAHFGSFVAGIPAPLGIGKVQLADGSSVSGFICEPYAIADATDITHFGGWRSYLASLK from the coding sequence ATGAGTATTATCGCACCACTAAAAAACGTTACCGACATGGGATTTGACGCCCTGCGAACCGCTTATCAAACAGGCCAATTCACCCCAGAACAAGTGATGCAGGACATTCGTCGTCGCGCCACCGAATTCGATACTTATAACATCTGGATTCACTTACTTAGCGAAGAAGAACAAGCCACTTACCTAAAAGGTTTACAATACAAAGACATGGACTCGCATCCTCTATGGGGCATTCCCTTTGCTATCAAGGACAACATTGATCTGGCTGGCATTCCAACCACCGCCGCTTGTCCTGAATTTGCCTACACACCAGCAGAAACGGCACAAGTGGTTCAGCAACTTATCGACGCCGGAGCCATTCCCGTTGGCAAAACCAATCTGGATCAATTTGCCACTGGCATTAATGGCACTCGTTCACCGTACGGCGCTGGGCATAACGCCTTCGACTTTGACTATGTCAGCGGCGGCTCCAGCGCAGGCTCTTCAACAGCAGTGGCATTAGGCTTAGCCAGCTTCAGTTTAGGCACAGACACCGCTGGATCGGGGCGTATTCCTGCGGGTTTCAACAACCTCATTGGAGTGAAACCCAGCATAGGTTTATTGTCTGCTAAGGGCATGTTACCTGCGTGTCGTAGTCTCGACTGCATGACCATCTTTGCCTACAACACAGACGACGCCAATACCGCCTTGGCCGTTGCCGAAGGCTATGACATTCGCGATGGCTATAGCCGCCCCAACCCATTTGATAATCAAGCAAGACACTATGGTTTACGCCAAGGTAAATTGACCGTCGGTGTGATCCCATCCTCCCAGCTGAAATTTTATGGTGATAAGGGTTACCAAAAAGCTTACTCAGATACCTTAGCCAAACTCAGCGAAGCAGGCTTCCACTTCAAAGAAATCGACTTTTCCCCTTTTGATGAAGTGGCAAAATTACTCTATGAAGGCCCTTGGGTTGCCGAACGCTACCTCGCCACCCAACCTTTGATTGACGACAACCCAGAAGCCGTGTTCCCCGCCGTGCGAGAAATCATTGCACCCGGTGGCAAACCACCAGCAACGGCATTATTCAAAGCGCAATATCGCATCAATGATCTCAAACAAATTTGCCTAGCGCAGCTAGCTGGAGTGGATTGCATTCTGACGCCAACCGCCGGAACCCACTTCACCATCGAAGAAATGTTGGCAGAACCCATCAAGCGCAACAGTGAACTGGGCTACTACACTAACTTCATGAATTTGCTCGATTTTGCCGCGATTGCCGTACCCGGCGTGATGACAGAAGCTGGCATGCCGTTTGGTATTACCCTATTCGGGCCAACCTTCAGTGATCGTAGATTATTGTCCATTGCTAATCGTGTACAGCGTGCTATTCCACTCAATAAAGGCGCGTTAGACATGACAGCTGTGCCAACCAATGACACACCCGTTGGCCAGACGGACACCATAGACGTGATGGTGTGTGGCGCACACTTGTCAGGTCAGCCACTCAATTGGCAACTTAGCGAACACGGCGCGCAACTCAAAGTCCAAACCACCACAGCGACCAGCTACCGTATGTACGCTTTGGCTGGCGGCCCGCCTTATCGCCCCGGACTCATCCTCGATGCCGAACAAGGACAAGCCATTGAGGTCGAAGTCTGGTCGGTGCCGAGCGCCCATTTTGGTAGCTTTGTAGCGGGCATCCCAGCGCCACTGGGCATAGGCAAAGTGCAACTCGCCGACGGCAGCTCAGTATCAGGTTTCATCTGCGAACCTTATGCCATCGCAGACGCCACCGATATCACCCACTTCGGCGGCTGGCGCAGCTACTTGGCGAGTTTGAAATAA